The Tropicibacter oceani DNA segment GGTTGCCCTGCGCAAAGACGAGGCGCCGCTGATCATCGAGTTGAAATTGCGCATCACTCTGTCGCTGTTTCACCAGGCGATTGCCCGGCTGACGGTGACGGACCACGTCTATGTTGCCGTGCCCAGGCCCAAGGGCAAAACCGCGCGGCGCGCGCTGAAGGACAACCTGGCACTGTGCCGCCGGATCGGGCTGGGCTTTATCACCGTGCGCGAGGATGGCACGGTCGAGGTGCAGTGCGATCCCGGCCCCTACGCCCCGCGCAAGAGCAAGAAGAAACAGGAACGGCTGCTGCGCGAATTCCAACGCTTGCGCGGCGATCCCAACGATGGCGGGGCAACGCGCCACGGGATCGTCACGGGCTACCGGCAGGACGCGCTGGCCTGCGCCGCCTACCTGGCCAACACCGGGCCTGAAAAGGGGGCGATCGTGGCAAAATCGACCAAGGTGGCCAATGCCACGACGATCATGCGCGACAACCACTATGGCTGGTTCGAAAAGGTCGAAACCGGGGTCTATGGCCTGACCCGGGCCGGGCGGCAGGGCCTGAAGGACTGGGCCTTCAGCGCGCCGCTGGACTAGCCGCGCGCCTTGCGGTTGGCCAGCCTTTCGCGGTGCAGCGTATACAGCCCCGAGGCCATGATGATGCCGCAGCCCAGCAGGGTCCAGCCATCGGGCAGCTGCGCAAAGGCGATGTATCCATAAAAGGTGCCCCACAGGATCAGCGAATAATGCAGCGGCGCCAGCACCACCGCCTGCGCGATGTCCAGCGCCCGGATCACAAGGACTTCGCCGATTGCCGAGGTGCCCGCCAGCCCGAAGATCAGCGCCCAGGTCTGCCAGCCCTGCGGGGTCTGCCAGACAAAGGGTAAGGTCAGCGTCAGCAGGCCGGTCGCGGTGATCGAGGTATAGGCGACGGTCGTCATGGCGCCATCGGTCCCGGCCAGCATCCGTGACAGGATCTGCCGCGAGGCGAACAGCGAGGCAGCCAGAACCACCAGCAGGATCGCCGGGTGAAACACACCCAGCCCCGGGCGGATCACGATCAGCATGCCGCCAAAGCCGATGGCCACCGCCACCCAACGCCGTGGCCCGACCGGTTCGCGCAGCAGGATTGCGCCAAAGACGGTCACGACGAAGGGCGCGACAAAGGACACCGCCACCGCATCGGCCAGCGGCACATGCTGGATGGCAAAGATGAAAAGCGAGGCCGACCCCGCCGCCGCCACGCCGCGCAGGATCTGCACGGGGCGGTTGACGGTCCGCAACAGGTGCAGCCCGCGAAACGACAGCATGATCATCACCCCCAGGAACAGCCCCGTCATCCGCATCCAGGTGATCTGCAGCGGGTTGAAACTTTCGGTCAGCAGTTTGGCCTGCACGTCCCCGGCGGCGAAGAAGGCAAAGCCAAGCGCCATCAGCACGATCCCGCGCGTGTTGTCGGGATGCGAAGGGGCGGGCGCCGAATGGATCGGCGAGGCGGGTTGTACGGGCATGTCGGGTTCCGGATGGCGGACGCGTGTGGTCCTTCCCTGCAAGGGGTGGGGCATTGTGGCGGGCGCGTCAAGCCGGGCGGGCGCCTTGTTTGCCCAAGGCGCGGGGCCGGGCCGCCGGACGATGAATTTTTTTGGCAACTGGGCTGTTGACTCGGGTCGGGCAGGTGCCTAGCTATGCGTCGTTAGCACTCGACCAGGGTGAGTGATAACGCCTCTCGGAAACGAGGAGGCAAAGGGACGTAACTTTGAGCAAGGAGACTCGAAGATGGCATTTAAACCGCTTCATGACCGTGTGCTGGTTCGCCGCGTAGAGAGCGACGAAAAGACCAAGGGTGGTCTGATCATCCCCGAAAGCGCCAAGGAAAAGCCCGCCGAGGGCGAGATTGTCGCTTGTGGTGAAGGCGCGCGCAAGGACAGCGGCGAGCTGATCGCGATGGCCGTCAAGCAGGGCGACAAAGTCCTGTTCGGCAAGTGGTCCGGCACCGAAGTGACGATCGACGGCGAAGAGCTGCTGATCATGAAAGAAAGCGACATCCTCGGCATCATCGCCTGAGGATCGGCGGGGAAACCCGGTCCGACGCTTTCTTAACCCAACCCATTCACAGGAGAGATCGATATGTCCGCAAAAGACGTGAAATTCGATACCGATGCCCGCAACAAGATGCTGCGCGGCGTGAACATCCTTGCCGACGCGGTCAAGGTCACCCTTGGCCCCAAAGGCCGCAACGTGATCCTGGACAAGTCCTTTGGCGCACCGCGCATCACCAAGGACGGCGTTTCGGTTGCCAAAGAGATCGAGCTTGAGGACAAGTTCGAGAACATGGGCGCCCAGATGGTGAAGGAAGTTGCTTCCCGCACCAACGACGAAGCCGGTGACGGCACCACCACCGCGACGGTTCTGGCCCAGGCCATCGTCAAGGAAGGTCTCAAGCAGGTTGCAGCCGGTCTGAACCCGATGGACCTGAAGCGCGGCATCGATCTGGCGACCTCGAAGGTCGTGCAGGCGATCAAGGACGCGGCCCGCCCGGTGTCCGACAGCGCAGAAGTTGCCCAGGTTGGCACCATTTCCGCCAACGGCGAAGCCGAGATTGGCCAGCAGATTGCTGACGCCATGCAGAAAGTCGGCAACGAAGGCGTGATCACCGTCGAAGAGAACAAGGGCCTCGAGACCGAGACCGAAGTCGTCGAAGGCATGCAGTTCGACCGCGGCTACCTGTCGCCCTATTTCGTCACCAACCCGGACAAGATGATTGCCGAGCTGGATGACTGCATGATCCTGCTGCACGAAAAGAAACTGTCGTCGCTTCAGCCGATGGTTCCGCTGCTCGAGCAGGTGATCCAGTCGCAAAAGCCGCTGCTGATCATCGCGGAAGACGTCGAAGGCGAAGCGCTGGCGACCCTCGTGGTCAACAAGCTGCGTGGCGGCCTGAAGATTGCTGCCGTCAAGGCACCGGGCTTTGGCGATCGCCGCAAGGCCATGCTGCAGGACATCGCGATCCTGACCGGCGGCCAGGTGATCTCGGAAGATCTGGGCATGAAGCTCGAGTCCGTGACCATGGACATGCTGGGCAGCGCCAAGACCGTGAACATCACCAAGGACGAAACCACCATCGTCGACGGTCACGGTGAAAAGGCCGAGATCCAGGCACGTGTGGCCCAGATCCGCACCCAGATCGAAGAAACCACCAGCGACTACGATCGTGAAAAGCTGCAGGAACGCGTCGCCAAACTGGCCGGCGGTGTGGCTGTCATCCGCGTTGGCGGCATGACCGAAATCGAAGTCAAAGAGCGCAAGGACCGCGTCGACGACGCTCTGAACGCAACCCGCGCTGCCGTTCAGGAAGGCATCGTTGTTGGTGGTGGTACTGCCCTGGTGCAGGCTGCCAAGGTTCTCGAAGGTCTGACGGGCGCCAACTCGGATCAGAACGCCGGTATCGCCATCGTGCGCCGCGCGCTCGAAGCTCCGATGCGCCAGATCGCCGAGAACGCCGGTGTTGACGGTTCGGTCGTTGCAGGCAAGGTCCGCGAGTCGACCGACCCCAAGTTCGGCTACAACGCCCAGACCGATGAATATGGCGACATGTTCAAGTTCGGCGTCATTGACCCGGCCAAGGTTGTGCGTACCGCACTGGAAGACGCGTCCTCGGTTGCTGGTCTGCTGATCACCACCGAAGCCATGGTTGCCGACAAGCCCGCCAAGGAAGGCGCCGGTGGCGGCATGCCCGACATGGGCGGCATGGGCGGCATGGGCGGCATGATGTAATCACGCTTCGCTTTGCGAGGTGTGATGGCGGCGGCGGGCCGATTGCCCGGCAAGACTGGCCCGACGCCGCACCGCACAGACCCACAGCAAAGGCGCCCCTTGGGGCGCCTTTGTCATGTCCGG contains these protein-coding regions:
- a CDS encoding DUF2161 domain-containing phosphodiesterase, which codes for MQRESDLYAPLKSYLEAQGYEVKGEVGAADVVALRKDEAPLIIELKLRITLSLFHQAIARLTVTDHVYVAVPRPKGKTARRALKDNLALCRRIGLGFITVREDGTVEVQCDPGPYAPRKSKKKQERLLREFQRLRGDPNDGGATRHGIVTGYRQDALACAAYLANTGPEKGAIVAKSTKVANATTIMRDNHYGWFEKVETGVYGLTRAGRQGLKDWAFSAPLD
- a CDS encoding DMT family transporter, yielding MPVQPASPIHSAPAPSHPDNTRGIVLMALGFAFFAAGDVQAKLLTESFNPLQITWMRMTGLFLGVMIMLSFRGLHLLRTVNRPVQILRGVAAAGSASLFIFAIQHVPLADAVAVSFVAPFVVTVFGAILLREPVGPRRWVAVAIGFGGMLIVIRPGLGVFHPAILLVVLAASLFASRQILSRMLAGTDGAMTTVAYTSITATGLLTLTLPFVWQTPQGWQTWALIFGLAGTSAIGEVLVIRALDIAQAVVLAPLHYSLILWGTFYGYIAFAQLPDGWTLLGCGIIMASGLYTLHRERLANRKARG
- a CDS encoding co-chaperone GroES, which produces MAFKPLHDRVLVRRVESDEKTKGGLIIPESAKEKPAEGEIVACGEGARKDSGELIAMAVKQGDKVLFGKWSGTEVTIDGEELLIMKESDILGIIA
- the groL gene encoding chaperonin GroEL (60 kDa chaperone family; promotes refolding of misfolded polypeptides especially under stressful conditions; forms two stacked rings of heptamers to form a barrel-shaped 14mer; ends can be capped by GroES; misfolded proteins enter the barrel where they are refolded when GroES binds) → MSAKDVKFDTDARNKMLRGVNILADAVKVTLGPKGRNVILDKSFGAPRITKDGVSVAKEIELEDKFENMGAQMVKEVASRTNDEAGDGTTTATVLAQAIVKEGLKQVAAGLNPMDLKRGIDLATSKVVQAIKDAARPVSDSAEVAQVGTISANGEAEIGQQIADAMQKVGNEGVITVEENKGLETETEVVEGMQFDRGYLSPYFVTNPDKMIAELDDCMILLHEKKLSSLQPMVPLLEQVIQSQKPLLIIAEDVEGEALATLVVNKLRGGLKIAAVKAPGFGDRRKAMLQDIAILTGGQVISEDLGMKLESVTMDMLGSAKTVNITKDETTIVDGHGEKAEIQARVAQIRTQIEETTSDYDREKLQERVAKLAGGVAVIRVGGMTEIEVKERKDRVDDALNATRAAVQEGIVVGGGTALVQAAKVLEGLTGANSDQNAGIAIVRRALEAPMRQIAENAGVDGSVVAGKVRESTDPKFGYNAQTDEYGDMFKFGVIDPAKVVRTALEDASSVAGLLITTEAMVADKPAKEGAGGGMPDMGGMGGMGGMM